In Hamadaea flava, a genomic segment contains:
- a CDS encoding glutamate mutase L, which translates to MRIACVDVGSTFTKAAVVDTDTGALLATASHPTTVESDVLRGLDAAVAATGIACDEVRVCSSAGGGLRLAVVGYEALVTAQAGHRVGLSAGAKVVHVAAGPLDAAGLAALRSAYPDVILLVGGTDGGDAEVLTHNAGKLARSRLSAGRHRVPVVLAGNQDVRAELSTLFGDAGTPLTATENVLPKIGVLEPGPARAAIREVFLRHVIGGKRLSKGPRFASLVRAATPDAVLRGVELLGDELGQDLLVVDVGGATCDVYSVLTPDAERAHVRAEAAGTLWRSRTVEGDLGMRWSAPGVVDAAVAERLIPSAEELAVAAALRSERPGLVAGPDDPLDGRIAALAATVAVRRHTRSGPDLRDVRLVIGSGGVLRHNSPSFGRAVLRTALADTAGGWALPRDPAVVIDSAYVLAAAGLLADDHPAAALALLGSLR; encoded by the coding sequence GTGAGAATCGCCTGCGTGGACGTCGGGTCCACGTTCACCAAGGCCGCCGTGGTCGACACGGACACCGGCGCGCTCCTGGCCACCGCGTCGCATCCGACCACCGTGGAGTCCGACGTGCTACGCGGCCTGGACGCGGCGGTCGCGGCCACCGGGATAGCCTGCGACGAGGTCCGCGTGTGCTCGTCGGCCGGCGGCGGGCTGCGCCTGGCGGTGGTCGGCTACGAAGCCCTGGTCACCGCCCAGGCCGGGCACCGCGTCGGCCTGTCAGCCGGCGCGAAGGTCGTGCACGTCGCGGCCGGCCCGCTGGATGCCGCCGGGCTCGCGGCGCTGCGCTCGGCGTACCCGGATGTGATCCTGCTGGTGGGCGGGACCGACGGCGGCGACGCGGAGGTCTTGACCCACAACGCCGGCAAGCTCGCGCGGTCCCGCCTGTCCGCGGGCCGCCACCGCGTTCCGGTGGTCCTGGCCGGCAATCAAGATGTACGCGCAGAGCTGAGCACGCTGTTCGGAGACGCGGGAACGCCCCTGACCGCCACCGAGAACGTGCTGCCGAAGATCGGGGTCCTGGAGCCCGGGCCGGCCCGCGCGGCGATCCGGGAGGTGTTCCTGCGGCACGTGATCGGGGGCAAGCGGCTGTCGAAGGGTCCCCGGTTCGCGTCGCTGGTACGCGCGGCGACCCCGGACGCGGTGCTGCGCGGAGTGGAACTGCTGGGCGACGAGCTGGGCCAGGATCTGCTGGTGGTCGACGTCGGCGGGGCGACCTGCGACGTGTACTCGGTGCTGACCCCGGACGCCGAGCGCGCCCACGTACGCGCGGAGGCGGCCGGGACGTTGTGGCGCAGCCGCACGGTCGAGGGCGATCTCGGGATGCGCTGGAGCGCGCCAGGAGTCGTCGACGCGGCCGTGGCGGAGCGGCTGATCCCCTCGGCGGAGGAGCTGGCGGTGGCGGCCGCCCTGCGGTCGGAGCGCCCGGGGTTGGTGGCCGGCCCGGACGATCCGCTCGACGGCCGCATCGCGGCCCTCGCGGCCACCGTCGCGGTACGCCGCCATACCCGCAGCGGCCCCGACCTGCGCGACGTACGCCTGGTGATCGGCTCGGGCGGCGTACTGCGGCACAATTCGCCGTCGTTCGGCCGGGCGGTGCTGCGCACGGCGCTGGCCGACACCGCCGGCGGCTGGGCGTTGCCCCGCGATCCGGCGGTCGTGATCGATTCGGCGTACGTGCTGGCGGCGGCGGGCCTGCTGGCCGACGATCATCCGGCGGCGGCGCTGGCGTTGCTCGGTTCGCTGCGCTGA
- a CDS encoding FtsX-like permease family protein, whose product MIRIVRVMLRRRRGTALLVLALSVIASAAAAAVPLYTGAAARAVTAAQVADAAPQELSIARTVLLTPGGFPGRPAPLPAEKLAPQLPYQPGFTTVGGLLVGGQLGATETSLGTSVWLAYRSGVCAHVRMVSGRCVAGAGEAIVPQSAGLRPGTDTGFVAGTLSQGGFRADGDPIRLTVVGVYAIGDLTGAYGAGRSFTGVPQPDEEPEQEVPAVFATLETVAATPFGTAFQTTDLIADGVDFTDDAGLRSLAAEEETLAEENGYDVSTALPDLLDRIAAQRAGLDRSVQVAAVPLLLLTMVVLYLAVSSSTVRRRTESGLAGLRGVPGFTRWWLSAAETLLPALAAAPIGLAAGWLGVRVLGAWTLPGGDGPELTWGVVATVAAAIVTVAALAGIAVAQAGRGPIAAQLRGTPARAHTVLIGLAEVCAVLAAVAAGYQITAEDQPGGLALLAPLLTAVAAGLVARRLTGPLAERLGRWGLRRGRVNRAMAAFVIARRPTHSRLLALLVVLFGTGGFAVAATTAGAWARAERARLDVGAAEVWSLPTTTAGDLRAAVRDADPSGRYAMAAAMLPDKRFRVLAVDAERFCGIGYWSADAAVPQEQACGSLRATGSGPLPMIATQSPPDRVAAGADSVSVTEVAEVAVLPRLGTAGGLVDLAGLPAATPVRQAQVWLAEDTPELIRSGLRVQGLTPVATMTAERAAERLERSGPALALRFYLVACLAAVVLGVTGVLVVGAAEHDEIGRVMRALRIQGMRSRSVPRQVAGGYAVLVAVAALIGTLVAALAWRTARAVVPMVADGGWAPATPLLPVRPGLLAAALLGQVVILLLTSLVVATVLRRAVEGETR is encoded by the coding sequence ATGATCCGGATCGTCCGGGTGATGCTGCGCCGGCGGCGGGGCACCGCCTTGCTGGTGCTGGCCCTGTCGGTGATCGCGTCGGCGGCGGCCGCGGCCGTGCCGTTGTACACCGGCGCGGCGGCGCGGGCGGTGACGGCGGCGCAGGTCGCCGACGCCGCGCCGCAGGAGTTGTCGATCGCCCGGACGGTCCTGCTGACGCCGGGCGGATTCCCGGGCCGCCCGGCCCCACTCCCGGCCGAGAAACTCGCCCCGCAACTGCCCTACCAGCCCGGGTTCACCACGGTCGGCGGGTTGCTCGTCGGCGGGCAGCTCGGCGCGACGGAGACGTCGCTCGGCACGTCGGTGTGGCTGGCGTACCGGTCGGGGGTGTGCGCCCATGTCCGCATGGTGTCCGGCCGGTGCGTCGCCGGAGCCGGGGAGGCGATCGTTCCGCAGTCGGCCGGGCTGCGGCCGGGCACGGACACCGGCTTCGTCGCCGGAACCCTATCGCAGGGTGGCTTCCGGGCCGACGGCGATCCGATCCGGCTCACCGTCGTCGGCGTGTACGCCATCGGCGACCTGACCGGCGCGTACGGGGCGGGGCGGTCGTTCACCGGTGTGCCGCAGCCGGACGAGGAACCGGAGCAGGAAGTGCCCGCCGTGTTCGCGACGCTGGAAACCGTCGCCGCGACCCCGTTCGGAACCGCGTTCCAGACCACCGACCTGATCGCCGACGGCGTGGACTTCACCGACGACGCCGGGCTGCGGTCGCTGGCCGCCGAAGAGGAGACGCTGGCCGAGGAGAACGGCTACGACGTCAGCACCGCGCTGCCGGACCTGCTGGACCGCATCGCCGCCCAACGCGCCGGACTCGACCGGTCGGTGCAGGTCGCGGCGGTTCCGCTGCTGCTGCTGACCATGGTCGTGCTGTACCTGGCGGTCAGCTCCAGCACGGTGCGGCGGCGTACCGAGAGCGGACTCGCGGGGCTGCGGGGCGTACCGGGGTTCACCCGGTGGTGGCTGTCGGCGGCGGAGACACTGCTCCCGGCCCTGGCGGCGGCCCCGATCGGGCTGGCCGCCGGGTGGCTCGGCGTACGCGTCCTGGGGGCGTGGACGTTGCCCGGCGGCGACGGTCCGGAGCTGACCTGGGGGGTCGTGGCGACGGTGGCGGCGGCGATCGTCACGGTGGCCGCGCTCGCCGGAATAGCCGTGGCACAGGCCGGCCGGGGACCCATCGCGGCACAGTTGCGGGGTACGCCCGCTCGCGCCCACACCGTCCTGATCGGACTCGCTGAGGTGTGCGCGGTGCTGGCGGCGGTCGCGGCCGGCTATCAGATCACCGCCGAGGACCAGCCGGGCGGCCTGGCCCTGCTGGCGCCACTGCTGACGGCGGTCGCCGCCGGGCTGGTGGCCCGTCGCCTGACCGGTCCGCTCGCCGAACGGCTGGGCAGGTGGGGGCTGCGGCGCGGCCGCGTCAACCGGGCCATGGCGGCGTTCGTGATCGCCCGCCGGCCGACCCATTCGCGGCTGCTGGCGCTGCTGGTGGTGCTGTTCGGCACTGGCGGGTTCGCCGTCGCGGCCACCACCGCCGGCGCGTGGGCGCGGGCCGAACGCGCCCGGCTCGACGTCGGCGCGGCCGAGGTGTGGAGCCTGCCGACCACGACCGCCGGGGACCTGCGCGCCGCCGTCCGCGACGCCGACCCGTCCGGCCGGTACGCGATGGCGGCGGCGATGCTGCCGGACAAGCGGTTCCGGGTGCTGGCGGTCGACGCCGAGCGGTTCTGCGGCATCGGGTACTGGAGCGCCGACGCGGCGGTGCCGCAGGAGCAGGCGTGCGGTTCGCTGCGCGCGACCGGATCCGGGCCGTTGCCGATGATCGCCACCCAATCCCCGCCCGACCGGGTCGCCGCCGGTGCCGATTCGGTGTCGGTGACCGAGGTGGCCGAGGTCGCCGTGCTGCCCCGGCTCGGGACCGCCGGCGGTCTGGTCGACCTGGCCGGGCTGCCCGCCGCGACCCCGGTACGCCAAGCGCAGGTGTGGCTCGCCGAGGACACTCCGGAGCTGATCCGGTCGGGGTTGCGGGTGCAGGGGCTGACGCCGGTCGCGACGATGACCGCCGAGCGGGCGGCCGAGCGGCTCGAACGGTCCGGGCCGGCGCTGGCGTTGCGCTTCTACCTGGTGGCCTGTCTGGCGGCGGTGGTGCTCGGGGTGACCGGCGTCCTGGTGGTCGGCGCGGCCGAGCACGACGAGATCGGCCGGGTCATGCGGGCGTTGCGCATCCAGGGCATGCGGTCGCGGTCGGTGCCACGCCAGGTCGCCGGCGGGTACGCCGTCCTCGTTGCGGTCGCGGCGCTGATCGGCACTCTCGTGGCGGCCTTGGCCTGGCGTACGGCGCGGGCGGTGGTGCCGATGGTGGCCGACGGCGGCTGGGCGCCGGCCACGCCGCTGCTGCCGGTCCGGCCGGGCCTGCTCGCGGCGGCCCTGCTCGGCCAGGTCGTGATTCTGTTGCTGACGAGCCTCGTCGTGGCCACCGTGCTGCGGCGGGCGGTGGAAGGGGAGACCCGGTGA
- a CDS encoding L-erythro-3,5-diaminohexanoate dehydrogenase, with the protein MTSPVGLHRVLEPSGVLPQAALRLSTDPAVGADEVRIAIEKLNLDAASFRQLFTKHGGDGDKVRAEVLDIVESRGKMHNPVTGSGGMLIGTVDAVGPDSPLGLKPGDRVATLVSLTLTPLNIIDGLDRWDGLSEQVPAVGYAILFGRSIAAKLPDDLDPELALAVFDVCGAPALTERVVKKYENPTVAVIGGAGKSGSLALAAARRAGAVRTAGIVPVEAERERLVAAGLADVVALADARDPVALSAAVEAALGRRADVTVVCVDVPGCEHGAILSTADGGTVIFFSMATSFAAAALGAEGLAADVTMLIGNGYAPGHAELALDLLREVPGVRTLFEARLAAD; encoded by the coding sequence ATGACGTCGCCCGTAGGTCTGCACCGGGTCCTCGAGCCGAGCGGCGTCCTGCCGCAGGCGGCCCTGCGGCTGTCCACCGATCCGGCGGTCGGCGCGGACGAGGTGCGGATCGCGATCGAGAAGCTGAATCTCGACGCGGCGAGTTTCCGGCAGCTGTTCACCAAGCACGGCGGCGACGGCGACAAGGTGCGCGCGGAAGTTCTCGACATCGTCGAATCACGCGGAAAGATGCACAATCCGGTCACGGGCTCCGGGGGGATGCTGATCGGCACGGTCGACGCGGTGGGGCCGGATTCGCCGCTGGGCCTGAAGCCGGGAGATCGGGTCGCTACGCTCGTCAGCCTAACCTTGACCCCACTGAACATCATCGATGGTCTCGATCGGTGGGACGGGTTGTCGGAGCAGGTGCCCGCGGTCGGCTACGCGATCCTGTTCGGCCGGTCGATCGCCGCCAAGCTGCCCGACGACCTCGATCCCGAGCTGGCCCTGGCGGTGTTCGACGTCTGCGGGGCCCCGGCGCTGACCGAGCGCGTCGTGAAGAAGTACGAGAACCCGACCGTCGCCGTCATCGGGGGCGCCGGCAAGTCCGGTTCGCTGGCACTGGCCGCCGCACGACGGGCCGGCGCTGTGCGTACCGCTGGGATCGTGCCGGTGGAGGCGGAGCGGGAGCGGCTCGTGGCCGCGGGGCTCGCGGACGTCGTGGCGTTGGCCGACGCGCGTGACCCGGTGGCGCTGTCGGCGGCGGTCGAGGCGGCGCTCGGGCGGCGCGCGGACGTGACGGTGGTCTGCGTGGACGTGCCGGGCTGCGAGCACGGCGCGATCCTGTCCACCGCGGACGGCGGCACGGTGATCTTCTTCTCGATGGCCACGAGCTTCGCGGCCGCCGCGCTGGGTGCGGAGGGTCTCGCGGCGGACGTGACCATGCTGATCGGCAACGGGTACGCCCCGGGGCATGCGGAGCTGGCGCTGGACCTGCTGCGCGAGGTTCCTGGCGTGCGCACGCTGTTCGAGGCGCGACTAGCGGCAGACTGA
- a CDS encoding lysine 5,6-aminomutase subunit alpha → MGKLHLDDDVVAKARELARRAGAPVVDLARSHTTVSVERAVLRLAGITGADAEGIPWANRLVDAVRADTGLGQGVALPVFDAMLSEGETDITVLAQKAAAGSVRFRVPEGKARTAARKAADRAVKAGMKTIDRNRADRDRMIKKLGDPKQRPWIYLIVATGDIYEDIPQAQAAARAGADVIAVIRSTGQSLLDYVPEGATREGFAGTYATQENFRLMRAALDESSKELGRYVRLTNYASGLCMPEIATLAGLQRLDMMLNDSMYGILFRDINPIRTFVDQRFSRQIHARAGIVINTGEDNYLTTADAVDEAHTVTVSQLLNEYFAHEAGLADWQLGLGHAFEINPDLPESFRLELAHALLARELFPDAPLKWMPPTKHMTGDVFRGNLLDGFFNLVGAMTGQGILLVGMMTEAVVTPWLSDRDIALQNVRYVLNACGGLHEDFVPAPGGFIQQRAHQVLDEAVDLLGVIEKKGLLTAIGEGTFGIMKRPADRGKGLDGVAQHEDGYYNPATELLEAAQ, encoded by the coding sequence ATGGGTAAGTTGCACCTCGACGACGACGTCGTGGCGAAGGCCCGGGAGCTGGCCCGCAGGGCCGGTGCGCCGGTGGTGGACCTGGCGCGCAGCCACACCACCGTCTCGGTGGAGCGGGCCGTGCTGCGGCTGGCCGGGATCACCGGAGCCGACGCGGAGGGCATCCCGTGGGCGAACCGGCTCGTCGACGCCGTACGCGCCGACACCGGGCTCGGCCAGGGGGTCGCCCTGCCCGTGTTCGACGCGATGCTGTCGGAGGGTGAGACGGATATAACCGTGCTGGCCCAGAAGGCGGCGGCCGGTTCGGTGCGGTTCCGCGTACCGGAGGGCAAGGCGCGCACGGCCGCTCGTAAGGCCGCCGACCGGGCGGTGAAGGCCGGGATGAAGACGATCGACCGCAACCGCGCCGACCGTGACCGGATGATCAAGAAGCTCGGCGATCCGAAGCAGCGCCCCTGGATCTACCTCATCGTCGCCACGGGCGACATCTACGAGGACATTCCGCAGGCGCAGGCGGCCGCCCGCGCCGGGGCGGACGTGATCGCGGTGATCCGCTCGACCGGCCAGTCCCTGCTGGACTACGTGCCCGAGGGCGCGACCCGGGAAGGCTTCGCCGGCACGTACGCCACCCAGGAGAACTTCCGCCTGATGCGGGCGGCGCTGGACGAGTCGTCGAAGGAACTGGGCCGCTACGTACGCCTGACGAACTACGCCTCCGGCCTGTGCATGCCGGAGATCGCCACGCTGGCCGGTCTGCAGCGGCTGGACATGATGCTCAACGACTCGATGTACGGCATCCTGTTCCGCGACATCAACCCGATCCGCACCTTCGTCGACCAGCGGTTCTCCCGGCAGATCCACGCCCGGGCCGGGATCGTCATCAACACCGGCGAGGACAACTACCTCACCACCGCCGACGCGGTCGACGAGGCGCACACGGTCACGGTGTCGCAGCTGCTCAACGAGTACTTCGCGCACGAGGCCGGGCTGGCGGACTGGCAGCTGGGCCTGGGCCACGCGTTCGAGATCAACCCCGATCTGCCGGAGTCGTTCCGGCTCGAGCTGGCCCACGCGCTGCTGGCCCGGGAGCTGTTCCCGGACGCGCCGCTGAAGTGGATGCCGCCGACCAAGCACATGACCGGCGACGTGTTCCGCGGCAACCTGCTCGACGGCTTCTTCAACCTCGTCGGCGCGATGACCGGCCAGGGCATCCTGCTGGTCGGCATGATGACCGAGGCCGTGGTCACGCCGTGGCTGTCCGATCGGGACATCGCGCTGCAGAACGTCCGCTACGTCCTCAACGCCTGCGGCGGCCTGCACGAGGACTTCGTCCCCGCCCCGGGCGGCTTCATCCAGCAGCGCGCCCACCAGGTCCTCGACGAGGCCGTGGACCTGCTCGGCGTGATCGAGAAGAAGGGGCTGCTCACCGCGATCGGCGAGGGCACCTTCGGGATCATGAAGCGGCCCGCCGACCGGGGCAAGGGCCTCGACGGCGTCGCCCAGCACGAGGACGGCTATTACAACCCCGCGACCGAGCTGCTGGAGGCGGCCCAGTGA
- a CDS encoding amidohydrolase, which produces MPTSLYTNAAIRTPALPVHAGLSALLVTDGVVTWLGPVEDAPAADTVVDVRELAGENALITPAFVDAHVHATDTGLALSGLDLSAARSARDVLDAVAAFAATLPEGAVLLGHGFDESAWPREAQVPPTAAELDRAAGGRAVYLSQASIHSALVSSGLLTLAEGVAGYDASGWVRRDAHHVVREAAFAGITAEQRRAAQRRALEHAASLGIGAIHECGGPGTSSEDDFTDVLALGRLPELPEVYGYWGELMGAAKAVDLGAVGAGGDLYADGALGSRTAHLSSDYLDGDGCGFGYVTADQVRDHLLDCHRHSSSTGRFVQGGFHAIGDAAITTVLDGFAMAAAKLGGNGVSGAEVLRESRHRIEHVEIVDKALIARFVEYGIVASMQPAFDRLWGGEHQMYAQRLGVARSLASNPMGQLHAVGVTLAFGSDSPVTPLDPWGSVRAAVNHFNPTLRMSAKSAFAAHTRGGWRAAHRDDEGVLAPGKAATFAVWQAPAGLVGTLPTLLPALPDEPLPDLPDCRLTILRGEKIYG; this is translated from the coding sequence ATGCCTACCTCTCTGTACACGAACGCCGCCATCCGGACTCCCGCGCTGCCGGTGCACGCCGGTCTGTCCGCCCTGCTGGTGACCGACGGGGTGGTCACCTGGCTCGGCCCGGTGGAGGACGCGCCCGCCGCCGACACGGTCGTCGACGTGCGGGAACTGGCCGGCGAGAACGCCCTGATCACCCCGGCGTTCGTGGATGCGCACGTGCACGCGACCGACACGGGCCTGGCCCTGTCGGGGCTGGACCTGTCGGCGGCCCGCAGCGCGCGGGACGTGCTGGACGCCGTCGCGGCGTTCGCGGCCACCCTGCCCGAGGGCGCGGTGCTGCTGGGCCACGGATTCGACGAGTCCGCCTGGCCGAGGGAGGCGCAGGTGCCGCCGACCGCCGCCGAGCTGGACCGGGCCGCCGGTGGTCGGGCCGTCTACCTGTCCCAGGCGTCGATCCACTCCGCGCTGGTCAGCTCCGGGCTGCTGACGCTCGCCGAGGGCGTCGCGGGCTACGACGCGTCCGGCTGGGTACGCCGCGACGCCCACCATGTCGTGCGGGAGGCGGCGTTCGCCGGGATCACGGCCGAGCAGCGGCGGGCCGCGCAACGGCGCGCGCTGGAGCACGCGGCGTCGCTGGGGATCGGGGCGATCCACGAGTGCGGCGGCCCCGGCACCTCGTCCGAGGACGACTTCACCGACGTCCTGGCGCTGGGCCGGCTGCCGGAGCTGCCGGAGGTCTACGGCTACTGGGGCGAGCTGATGGGCGCGGCCAAGGCGGTCGACCTCGGCGCGGTCGGCGCGGGCGGCGACCTGTACGCCGACGGCGCGCTGGGGTCGCGTACGGCGCATCTGTCCAGCGACTATCTCGACGGGGACGGCTGCGGGTTCGGCTACGTCACCGCCGACCAGGTACGCGACCATCTGCTGGACTGCCACCGGCACTCTTCCTCGACGGGTCGGTTCGTCCAGGGCGGGTTCCACGCGATCGGCGACGCCGCCATCACCACGGTGCTCGACGGGTTCGCGATGGCGGCGGCCAAGCTCGGCGGCAACGGGGTGAGCGGCGCGGAGGTGCTGCGCGAGTCCCGGCACCGCATCGAGCACGTGGAGATCGTGGACAAGGCGCTGATCGCCCGGTTCGTCGAGTACGGCATCGTGGCGAGCATGCAGCCGGCGTTCGACCGGTTGTGGGGCGGCGAGCACCAGATGTACGCCCAGCGCCTGGGGGTGGCCCGGTCGCTGGCGAGCAACCCGATGGGCCAGTTGCACGCGGTCGGGGTGACGCTGGCGTTCGGCTCGGACTCCCCGGTGACTCCGCTGGACCCGTGGGGTTCCGTACGCGCCGCCGTCAACCATTTCAACCCGACGCTGCGGATGAGCGCGAAGTCCGCGTTCGCCGCGCATACCCGTGGTGGCTGGCGCGCCGCCCATCGTGATGACGAAGGCGTGCTCGCCCCGGGCAAGGCGGCCACGTTCGCGGTGTGGCAGGCGCCGGCCGGGCTGGTCGGGACCCTGCCGACGCTGCTGCCCGCCCTGCCCGACGAGCCGCTGCCCGACCTGCCGGACTGCCGGTTGACCATCCTTCGTGGAGAGAAGATCTATGGGTAA
- a CDS encoding OAM dimerization domain-containing protein, protein MSSVIRPYGDTTGDGMVQVSFTLPMAHDKKAEGAALQLAAKMGLDPAMLVHAKQMGDGFTFFVVYGRVNHLVEPDKVQVVERDFPLLSAKEVNTAVKLKMRRKLSVVGATIGTDAHTVGIDAILNVKGIAGEKGLEYYRELKVVNLGAQVTVPELVEAARKEKADAVLVSQVVTQRDAHLHNTREMSAAFREAMPAAKRPLLIVGGPRFDELMAGDLGVDRVFGRGTTPSEVASYLVHRLVTQKAATVK, encoded by the coding sequence GTGAGTTCCGTGATCCGGCCGTACGGCGACACCACCGGCGACGGCATGGTGCAGGTGTCGTTCACCCTGCCGATGGCGCACGACAAGAAAGCCGAGGGGGCCGCGCTGCAGCTCGCGGCGAAGATGGGCCTGGACCCGGCGATGCTCGTGCACGCCAAGCAGATGGGCGACGGGTTCACCTTCTTCGTCGTCTACGGACGGGTCAACCATCTGGTCGAGCCGGACAAGGTGCAGGTCGTCGAGCGCGACTTCCCGCTGCTGAGCGCCAAGGAGGTCAACACGGCGGTCAAGCTGAAGATGCGGCGCAAGCTGTCGGTGGTCGGGGCGACCATCGGCACCGACGCGCACACGGTCGGCATCGACGCGATCCTCAACGTCAAGGGGATCGCCGGGGAGAAGGGCCTGGAGTACTACCGGGAGCTGAAGGTGGTCAACCTCGGCGCCCAGGTGACCGTGCCGGAGCTGGTGGAGGCCGCGCGTAAGGAGAAGGCCGACGCCGTACTGGTCTCGCAGGTCGTCACGCAACGCGACGCGCACCTGCACAACACGCGGGAGATGTCGGCGGCGTTCCGGGAGGCGATGCCGGCGGCGAAACGGCCGCTGCTCATCGTCGGCGGGCCGCGGTTCGACGAGCTGATGGCCGGCGACCTCGGCGTCGACCGGGTGTTCGGCCGGGGCACCACGCCCAGCGAGGTCGCCTCGTATCTGGTCCACCGTCTCGTCACGCAGAAAGCGGCAACCGTCAAATGA
- a CDS encoding hotdog domain-containing protein, translated as MSVGTIVTHRKYVPYSHAHYAGNLVDGAYALAAFGDVATEVCIQLDGDEGLFASYADVQFKAPMRAGDVLEIVATVTRMGNRSRTIDFEARVVCRGRPDRSESAAEVLDPPIVAVTATGTVVVPAK; from the coding sequence ATGAGCGTCGGAACGATCGTCACCCACCGCAAGTACGTCCCGTACAGCCACGCGCACTACGCGGGCAACCTCGTCGACGGGGCGTACGCCCTGGCCGCGTTCGGCGACGTGGCGACCGAGGTGTGCATCCAGCTCGACGGCGACGAGGGCCTGTTCGCGTCCTACGCCGACGTGCAGTTCAAGGCCCCGATGCGGGCCGGTGACGTGCTGGAGATCGTGGCGACGGTGACCCGGATGGGCAACCGCAGCCGCACGATCGACTTCGAGGCGCGGGTGGTCTGCCGGGGTCGCCCGGACCGCAGCGAGTCCGCCGCCGAGGTGCTCGACCCGCCGATCGTCGCGGTGACGGCGACCGGCACGGTGGTCGTCCCCGCCAAGTGA